A window from gamma proteobacterium SS-5 encodes these proteins:
- the aroE gene encoding shikimate dehydrogenase, whose translation MTDRYAVIGNPIAHSKSPLIHAAFAVQTGADIDYGTILSEDFEQDVRAFFAAGGKGLNVTLPFKEQAWALADERSAAAQLAGAVNTLMPQAGGRLRGENTDGTGLVRDLTQNHGVEIKAKQLLLLGAGGASRGVLRPLLEQGPAQLLIANRTAAKARDLATLLADPRVQGCGLDELAGQGFDLIINGTAAGLGGQVPDIPQDCLQPGGVTYDMMYATEPTAFVRWGQTHGASKALDGLGMLVEQAAESFYLWRGVRPHTAPVIQQLGRV comes from the coding sequence ATGACTGATCGTTATGCCGTTATCGGCAACCCCATAGCCCACTCCAAATCACCCTTGATCCACGCCGCCTTTGCCGTGCAGACCGGTGCAGACATCGACTATGGAACTATCCTTAGCGAGGACTTCGAGCAGGATGTGCGCGCCTTCTTTGCCGCTGGAGGCAAGGGGTTGAATGTGACCCTGCCTTTCAAGGAGCAGGCCTGGGCCTTGGCCGATGAGCGCAGCGCGGCGGCGCAACTGGCCGGGGCGGTGAACACGCTCATGCCGCAGGCCGGTGGCCGACTGCGCGGAGAGAACACCGATGGTACCGGGCTGGTGCGCGATCTGACGCAAAACCATGGTGTTGAGATCAAGGCCAAACAGCTGCTGCTGCTGGGTGCCGGAGGGGCCTCGCGCGGGGTGCTGCGGCCTTTGCTGGAGCAGGGCCCGGCACAGCTGCTGATTGCCAATCGCACCGCAGCCAAGGCACGCGACCTGGCAACCCTGCTGGCCGATCCCAGAGTGCAGGGCTGCGGGCTGGATGAGCTGGCGGGGCAGGGGTTTGATTTGATCATCAACGGCACGGCGGCCGGCCTGGGCGGCCAGGTACCCGACATCCCACAGGACTGCCTGCAACCCGGCGGTGTCACCTACGACATGATGTACGCCACAGAACCCACCGCCTTTGTACGCTGGGGCCAGACGCACGGGGCCAGCAAGGCGCTGGACGGGCTAGGTATGCTGGTGGAACAGGCGGCGGAATCCTTTTACCTGTGGCGTGGTGTGCGGCCGCACACGGCACCGGTCATCCAGCAACTGGGCAGGGTGTAG
- a CDS encoding efflux RND transporter permease subunit, whose amino-acid sequence MIAYFVRHPTAANLLMLALMLLGLSALPKLQRDTFPLTPPSEVEIRFAYPGASPAEVEQRLCPRIEEALERVTYLREQRCMAREGLALATAVIEEGRPIEPFQAEIQRQVDAITGLPELVEQPRVEILERIASVAGIMITGPMSVEDLADYARKVKARLQADRRIARVDLRGFSAQQILIETRREVLQRYGMGLAELRAAIERQSLDHPAGSFIGSEGEISLRLTQERRTPQEFRDLVVRADAAGGLVRLGEIARISRVFEHPEEQILFNGKRAALLEISKNHTQDSLRVRDAIGELLKREQAMAARGVELTISQDVTSNIRDRLRILIDNGLQGLLLVFLTLWLFFNLRYSFWVAMGLPVSFLGALFFMQLFGYSLNMMTLVALLVAIGLLMDDAIVIAENVAARMQRSGDALQGALEGSRQVLPGVLSSFLTTLMIVGPLAFLAGKMGAVLKYIPAVLLIALAVSLIEAFLILPAHLRHAGLGARRSAPHRGFDRAFCGLRDGLFIPLLQRALVQPFLTLGLILALALASYAMIPAGQLKYQALPVLESDVIQARLLLPQGSDFARTQDLMQRIETGLDAVRKAFPQADDEPLVRQVSLLYASNPDVSESGAHLATLSADLRPAAERSGEVPAMLAVWREAVGPLPDALALRFTDKERGVAGKAIDIRVMGGQLAQIEAAATELRDWLAGFDGVLDVSSDLHPGKPEYRVVLRDQAASLGLDARSLASELRGAVHGTTALEVILAGEPHDVLVRLHADDLHGIEDLQQLPVRSSSGELVPLSAVARILPTQGYARLHRVNGLRTLTLSGSIDSTRINARELMGLTKRELLPRLNQRYPGVRFGFVGQGKESAETGGSLITNLVIGLIGIFIVLSLQFRSYLQPLAVLLALPSGLVGVVWGHLALGLELSMPSLVGLATLLGVVVNDSILLVGFTQTYYAATGNMLDAALEAARDRFRAVLLTSLTTIAGLLPLLLEQSTQAQLLIPLVASLAFGLLSATLLSLFFIPACFLALAELGWYRDRAQE is encoded by the coding sequence ATGATCGCCTACTTCGTCCGCCACCCCACCGCCGCCAATCTGTTGATGCTGGCGCTGATGCTGTTGGGCCTCAGCGCCCTGCCCAAGTTGCAGCGCGATACCTTTCCGCTCACCCCGCCGAGCGAGGTGGAAATCCGCTTTGCCTACCCAGGGGCGAGCCCGGCGGAGGTGGAGCAGCGCCTCTGTCCGCGCATCGAGGAGGCCCTGGAGCGGGTCACCTACCTGCGTGAACAGCGCTGCATGGCCCGCGAGGGGCTGGCCCTGGCCACAGCGGTGATCGAGGAGGGGCGACCAATCGAGCCCTTTCAGGCCGAGATCCAGCGCCAGGTGGACGCCATCACCGGCCTGCCCGAGCTGGTCGAGCAGCCCAGGGTGGAGATCCTGGAGCGTATCGCCAGCGTTGCCGGGATCATGATCACAGGCCCCATGTCGGTCGAGGACCTGGCCGATTACGCGCGCAAGGTGAAGGCGCGGTTGCAGGCGGACCGACGCATCGCCCGGGTCGATCTGCGCGGTTTCTCCGCCCAGCAGATCCTGATCGAGACGCGCCGCGAGGTGTTGCAGCGTTACGGCATGGGCCTGGCCGAACTGCGCGCCGCCATCGAGCGGCAGAGTCTCGACCACCCGGCCGGCAGCTTCATCGGCAGCGAGGGCGAGATCAGCCTGCGCCTGACCCAGGAAAGGCGCACGCCACAGGAATTCCGTGACCTGGTGGTGCGGGCAGACGCCGCAGGCGGCCTGGTGCGGCTGGGGGAGATCGCCCGCATCAGCCGTGTGTTCGAGCACCCCGAGGAGCAGATCCTGTTCAACGGCAAGCGCGCCGCCCTGCTTGAGATCAGCAAAAACCACACCCAGGACTCCCTGCGCGTGCGTGACGCCATCGGCGAGCTGCTCAAGCGCGAGCAGGCCATGGCAGCACGCGGGGTGGAGCTGACCATCAGTCAGGATGTCACCAGCAATATCCGCGACCGCCTGCGCATCCTCATCGACAACGGCCTGCAAGGGCTGCTGCTGGTCTTCCTTACCCTGTGGCTGTTTTTTAATCTGCGCTACAGCTTCTGGGTGGCCATGGGACTGCCGGTCTCCTTCCTCGGTGCCCTCTTCTTCATGCAGCTGTTCGGCTACAGCCTCAACATGATGACCCTGGTGGCCCTGCTGGTGGCCATAGGCCTGCTGATGGACGACGCCATCGTCATCGCCGAAAACGTGGCGGCGCGTATGCAGCGCAGCGGCGATGCCCTGCAAGGGGCGCTGGAGGGGAGCCGTCAGGTGCTGCCGGGGGTGCTCTCCTCCTTCCTCACCACGCTGATGATCGTCGGCCCCCTTGCCTTCCTTGCCGGCAAGATGGGGGCGGTGCTCAAGTACATCCCGGCGGTACTGCTGATCGCCCTGGCGGTGAGCCTGATCGAGGCCTTTCTCATCCTCCCCGCGCACCTGCGTCATGCCGGGCTCGGCGCGCGCCGATCGGCCCCGCACCGGGGTTTCGACCGCGCCTTCTGCGGCCTGCGCGATGGCCTGTTCATCCCCCTGCTGCAACGCGCCCTGGTCCAGCCCTTTCTCACCCTGGGGCTGATCCTGGCCCTGGCGTTGGCCTCCTACGCCATGATCCCGGCCGGCCAGCTCAAGTATCAGGCCCTGCCCGTGCTGGAGAGCGATGTGATCCAGGCACGCCTGCTGCTGCCCCAGGGCAGCGACTTCGCCCGTACCCAGGACCTGATGCAGCGCATCGAGACAGGCCTGGACGCCGTGCGCAAGGCCTTTCCCCAGGCCGATGACGAACCCCTGGTCCGGCAGGTCTCGCTGCTCTACGCCAGCAACCCCGATGTCAGCGAAAGCGGTGCCCATCTGGCCACCCTGAGCGCCGACCTGCGCCCCGCCGCTGAGCGCAGCGGCGAGGTGCCGGCAATGCTGGCGGTGTGGCGCGAGGCGGTCGGCCCGCTGCCCGATGCCCTTGCCCTGCGTTTCACCGACAAGGAGCGTGGCGTGGCCGGTAAGGCGATCGACATCCGCGTCATGGGGGGCCAGCTGGCGCAGATCGAGGCGGCGGCGACCGAATTACGCGACTGGCTGGCGGGCTTTGACGGGGTGCTGGATGTCAGTTCTGACCTACACCCAGGCAAGCCCGAGTATCGGGTGGTACTGCGCGATCAGGCCGCCAGCCTAGGCCTGGATGCGCGCAGCCTGGCCAGCGAGCTGCGCGGCGCGGTGCATGGCACCACGGCGCTGGAGGTGATACTCGCCGGTGAGCCCCACGACGTGCTGGTGCGCCTGCACGCTGACGACCTGCACGGCATAGAGGATCTCCAGCAATTGCCCGTGCGCAGCAGCAGCGGTGAACTGGTCCCTCTCTCCGCCGTGGCACGCATCCTGCCAACCCAGGGCTATGCCCGCCTCCACCGGGTCAACGGCCTGCGCACGCTGACCCTCAGCGGCAGCATAGATAGCACCCGGATCAACGCCCGCGAACTCATGGGGCTGACCAAGCGCGAGCTGTTGCCCAGGCTGAACCAGCGCTATCCGGGGGTACGGTTCGGTTTCGTCGGTCAGGGCAAGGAGAGCGCCGAGACAGGCGGCTCCCTGATAACCAACCTGGTCATAGGCCTGATTGGGATCTTTATCGTCCTGTCGTTGCAGTTTCGCAGCTACCTGCAACCCCTGGCGGTGCTCCTGGCCCTGCCCAGCGGGCTGGTCGGCGTGGTCTGGGGGCACCTGGCATTGGGGCTGGAGCTTTCCATGCCCAGCCTGGTGGGCCTGGCCACCCTGCTGGGCGTAGTGGTCAACGACAGCATCCTGCTGGTCGGTTTCACCCAGACCTACTACGCCGCCACGGGTAACATGCTGGACGCGGCGCTGGAGGCGGCGCGGGACCGTTTTCGCGCCGTGCTGCTGACCTCGCTCACCACCATCGCCGGGCTGCTGCCGCTGCTGCTGGAGCAGAGCACCCAGGCCCAATTGCTGATCCCGCTGGTGGCCAGCCTAGCCTTTGGGCTGCTCAGCGCCACCCTGTTGTCGCTGTTCTTCATCCCCGCCTGCTTCCTCGCCCTTGCCGAACTTGGCTGGTACCGGGATCGGGCCCAGGAGTGA
- a CDS encoding efflux RND transporter periplasmic adaptor subunit → MPTSSLRPFWVLPPLLLGLALVLLLPRFSRPPQPLEQAERAVKVRVIEATPAPLVPRALGYGRSQPLDRWDGVAEVAGTLVWLADELRAGELVAKGRPLLRIDQAPYRLALAQAKAQLQALRVKLVTTERLIALEQQGQALLRRELERKRQLNRDGSLSTTQLEEAERAWLKGEVVVQGLSNSQELTRAEITVAETQQAAAELDLARTELRAPFDLRLAEVLVGPSQYVSKGQRLLRGDGIEVAEVEARFPVGALRPLLRQSQASSGEQPPTPLRRTPGAMRLQARVRLHSATHSVEWPAQVTRVAGEVDPQTQTIGVVVRIDKPYAQARVGERPPLMRGTFVEVELSRPSQGRPILLPQSALRKGQVYLLDADNRLLMRPIKPALTQGSVIAVRHGLEPGERVVVSPLMPAVEGMLLDPEDDPKLLQRIQQEAGGAATRQGAGQSQGGRQGKDGGA, encoded by the coding sequence ATGCCCACCTCATCCCTGCGTCCCTTTTGGGTCTTGCCGCCGCTGTTGCTTGGCTTGGCCCTGGTCCTCCTGCTGCCCCGTTTCAGTCGGCCGCCGCAACCGTTGGAGCAGGCCGAGCGGGCGGTCAAGGTGAGGGTGATCGAGGCTACCCCTGCGCCCCTGGTGCCACGCGCCCTGGGCTATGGCAGGAGCCAGCCGCTGGACCGCTGGGATGGGGTGGCCGAGGTGGCCGGAACCCTGGTCTGGCTTGCCGATGAACTCAGGGCCGGTGAGCTGGTGGCCAAGGGCCGCCCGCTGCTGCGCATCGACCAGGCCCCTTACCGGCTGGCGCTGGCCCAGGCCAAGGCCCAGCTGCAGGCCCTGCGGGTCAAGCTGGTCACCACCGAGCGCCTGATCGCCCTGGAGCAGCAGGGGCAGGCGCTGCTGCGGCGGGAACTGGAACGCAAGCGCCAGCTCAACCGCGATGGCTCCCTCTCCACCACCCAGCTGGAGGAGGCCGAGCGGGCCTGGCTCAAGGGCGAGGTGGTCGTGCAGGGGCTGAGCAACAGCCAGGAGCTGACCCGCGCCGAGATCACCGTGGCCGAGACCCAGCAGGCGGCGGCCGAGTTGGACCTGGCCCGCACTGAGCTGCGCGCCCCCTTTGACCTGCGCCTGGCCGAGGTGCTGGTGGGGCCGAGCCAGTACGTCAGCAAGGGCCAGCGCCTGCTGCGCGGCGACGGCATCGAGGTGGCGGAGGTGGAGGCACGCTTTCCGGTAGGTGCCCTGCGCCCCCTGCTGCGCCAATCCCAGGCAAGCTCGGGCGAACAGCCGCCAACGCCCCTGCGACGCACCCCTGGGGCCATGCGCTTGCAGGCCAGGGTCCGTCTGCACAGCGCGACCCACTCGGTGGAATGGCCGGCCCAGGTCACGCGGGTGGCCGGCGAGGTCGATCCGCAGACCCAGACCATCGGCGTGGTGGTGCGGATCGACAAGCCCTATGCCCAGGCGCGGGTGGGTGAGCGGCCACCGCTGATGCGCGGCACCTTTGTCGAGGTGGAGCTGAGCCGACCCAGTCAGGGTCGGCCGATCCTGCTGCCGCAATCGGCCCTGCGCAAGGGTCAGGTCTATCTGCTCGATGCCGACAACCGGCTGCTCATGCGCCCGATCAAACCGGCCCTGACGCAGGGCTCGGTAATCGCCGTGCGGCACGGCCTGGAGCCGGGCGAGCGGGTGGTGGTATCGCCCCTGATGCCCGCCGTGGAGGGTATGCTGCTTGATCCCGAGGACGACCCCAAGCTACTGCAACGCATCCAGCAGGAGGCAGGCGGCGCGGCCACGCGGCAGGGGGCTGGTCAGTCTCAAGGCGGGCGTCAGGGCAAGGACGGCGGCGCATGA
- a CDS encoding DUF3387 domain-containing protein has protein sequence MAFYDALEVKGSAAQVPGDEQLRLIARELVDKVKQNATIDWTVKESARSMLKVIVRRVLRKYGYPTDTQVAATETILKQVVLLVDSWTS, from the coding sequence TTGGCCTTCTATGACGCCCTGGAGGTCAAGGGTAGTGCCGCGCAGGTGCCAGGTGACGAACAATTACGATTGATTGCCCGTGAGTTGGTGGATAAGGTGAAGCAGAACGCCACCATCGACTGGACGGTGAAGGAGAGCGCGCGCTCCATGTTGAAGGTGATCGTGAGAAGGGTATTGCGTAAGTACGGCTACCCGACAGACACGCAGGTGGCCGCCACAGAGACCATCCTGAAGCAGGTGGTGTTGTTGGTGGATAGCTGGACATCGTGA
- a CDS encoding BatD family protein, which translates to MILGLFLLLFCTGLAAQPLPGQQGLSYRPQGDTDARGVYPQPIPTQQRSWSSQNPDGPTPYQQSWSYGYPPGRPGSAPGPFGYGQSQPPWGQPQQPGWPAAGGQPQLSWPGQKPAVTGGAGQPRVQVQLHQTQAYVHQNLILGLEIISQENLSTLAVDLPQTQALVLRELGETSAEARIRNGRREIVNRQYYQLTPMQSGDIELPPLRVSGRVAGGTEYSADSGLPIRLSIREADPSVRPWLPLTNLELDASLLNDEQVAEGQPLTLVLEQTAEGMSGNQLPSLEAQLHSPQHSVYREKTETSGRIDKQGRLIGRRMDRFTLVPQQGNRLQIPAIRLDWWNAERQRKETAIIPARLIGSGAMFHDLSDKFSDIPFVGSQGWLFWLPMIVFAFVAGLYWSWVWARSRSLGQGLRNWLVLVLHPLSSRLEPLAARLSPQRQMHRLRRLFANLLPRSFRLWYCVRAADQETDPDDWAQVLRFLLNRRLGITAQRPMAQLAEEIIRLHRPKRPEELRQLLRELEADLFSAQGQVSDFANWKRRFKRQIRPNPLRLLRLGQPRQGWQLPALNPQL; encoded by the coding sequence ATGATCCTTGGATTGTTCCTGCTGCTGTTCTGCACCGGTCTGGCGGCCCAGCCGCTGCCTGGGCAGCAGGGGCTCAGCTATCGGCCGCAGGGCGATACCGATGCCCGTGGCGTCTATCCCCAGCCGATCCCCACCCAGCAGCGCAGCTGGAGCAGTCAGAACCCGGACGGCCCGACCCCTTATCAGCAAAGCTGGAGTTATGGCTATCCGCCGGGTCGGCCCGGCAGCGCCCCTGGCCCCTTCGGCTACGGCCAGTCGCAGCCGCCCTGGGGTCAGCCCCAGCAACCCGGCTGGCCTGCTGCGGGGGGGCAACCCCAGCTGTCCTGGCCGGGGCAGAAGCCCGCCGTGACCGGCGGCGCTGGCCAGCCTCGGGTGCAGGTGCAACTGCACCAGACCCAGGCCTATGTGCACCAGAACCTGATCCTTGGCCTGGAGATCATCAGCCAGGAAAACCTCAGCACCCTAGCGGTGGACCTGCCCCAGACCCAGGCCCTGGTGCTGCGTGAACTGGGCGAGACCAGTGCCGAGGCGCGCATCCGCAACGGCCGCCGCGAGATCGTCAACCGTCAGTATTATCAGCTGACCCCCATGCAGAGCGGTGATATCGAGCTGCCGCCGCTGCGGGTGAGTGGGCGCGTGGCAGGCGGTACCGAGTACAGCGCCGACTCTGGCCTGCCGATCCGCCTGAGTATCCGCGAGGCCGACCCCAGTGTGCGCCCCTGGCTGCCGCTGACCAACCTGGAACTGGATGCCAGCCTGCTCAACGACGAACAGGTGGCCGAGGGCCAGCCGCTGACCCTGGTGCTGGAGCAGACCGCCGAGGGCATGAGCGGGAATCAGCTGCCCTCTCTGGAGGCCCAGTTGCACAGCCCCCAGCACAGCGTCTATCGGGAAAAGACCGAGACCAGCGGCCGCATCGACAAGCAGGGTCGGCTGATCGGCCGACGCATGGATCGGTTCACCCTGGTGCCCCAGCAGGGCAATCGGCTGCAGATCCCGGCCATCCGCCTGGATTGGTGGAACGCCGAGCGGCAGCGTAAGGAGACCGCCATCATCCCGGCCCGCCTGATCGGTAGCGGGGCCATGTTCCACGACCTGTCGGACAAGTTCAGCGATATCCCCTTCGTCGGCAGCCAGGGCTGGCTGTTCTGGCTGCCGATGATTGTCTTCGCCTTTGTCGCCGGGCTGTACTGGAGCTGGGTCTGGGCGCGCAGCCGCTCCCTTGGCCAGGGTCTGCGCAACTGGCTGGTGCTGGTGCTGCATCCCCTGAGCAGCCGCCTTGAGCCCCTGGCCGCGCGACTCTCGCCGCAACGCCAGATGCATCGCCTGCGCCGCCTGTTCGCCAACCTGCTGCCGCGCTCCTTCCGCCTCTGGTATTGCGTGCGCGCCGCCGATCAGGAGACCGATCCCGACGACTGGGCCCAGGTGCTGCGCTTTCTGCTCAATCGTCGCCTGGGCATCACCGCCCAGCGGCCCATGGCCCAGCTGGCCGAGGAGATCATCCGCCTGCATCGGCCCAAGCGGCCAGAGGAGCTGCGCCAACTGCTGCGCGAGCTGGAGGCCGACCTGTTCAGCGCCCAGGGCCAGGTGAGCGACTTTGCCAACTGGAAGCGCCGCTTCAAGCGTCAGATCCGTCCCAACCCCCTGCGCCTGCTGCGTCTGGGTCAGCCCCGGCAGGGTTGGCAGCTGCCCGCGCTGAATCCCCAGCTGTGA
- the corA gene encoding magnesium/cobalt transporter CorA, with product MLTIYRLDHDRLLRLKAHQTTETLSNHWLELVRPSREEMAFAQSLCSEPLPSLRDIEELESSSFHVSLIDGFQVNSLFFYRPDGVPTNLNTAFILKDGGLISISSHELPHIRLLRRRNRNRVTPLPDALAILMALMDIKVDGLADEIEQAYRDLEEISRKVMGRRHADLESAIDGLAEQEDLVGKVRLGLMDVQRDMRFILRQPMVNKKYRKQGNAVLADIATILPHNDFLSDKADFLLNATQGFIDMEQNRILKIFSVTALVFLPPTLIAGIYGMNFQHMPELAWPWGYPLALLLMFIAGSGPFIYFKRKGWL from the coding sequence ATGCTCACTATCTACCGCCTGGACCATGACCGCCTGCTGCGGCTGAAGGCCCATCAGACCACGGAGACCCTGTCCAATCACTGGCTGGAGTTGGTGCGGCCGAGCCGCGAGGAGATGGCCTTTGCCCAGAGCCTGTGCAGCGAGCCCCTGCCCAGCCTGCGCGATATCGAAGAGCTGGAGTCAAGCTCCTTTCACGTCAGCCTGATCGACGGCTTTCAGGTCAACAGCCTGTTCTTCTACCGGCCCGATGGGGTGCCCACCAATCTGAATACCGCCTTTATCCTCAAGGATGGCGGGCTGATCTCCATCAGCAGCCATGAGCTGCCCCACATCCGTCTGCTGCGGCGGCGCAACCGCAACCGCGTCACCCCGCTGCCGGACGCCCTGGCCATACTCATGGCGCTGATGGATATCAAGGTGGATGGCCTGGCCGACGAGATCGAGCAGGCCTACCGCGATCTGGAGGAGATCAGCCGCAAGGTGATGGGACGCCGTCACGCCGATCTGGAGTCGGCCATCGACGGCCTGGCCGAGCAGGAGGACCTGGTGGGTAAGGTGCGCCTGGGCTTGATGGACGTGCAGCGCGACATGCGCTTCATTCTGCGCCAGCCGATGGTGAACAAGAAATACCGCAAGCAGGGCAACGCCGTGCTGGCAGACATCGCCACCATACTGCCGCACAACGATTTTCTCTCTGATAAAGCAGATTTTCTGCTCAACGCCACCCAGGGCTTCATCGACATGGAGCAGAACCGCATCCTGAAGATCTTCTCCGTCACCGCCCTGGTGTTCCTGCCGCCGACCCTGATCGCCGGGATCTACGGCATGAACTTCCAGCACATGCCCGAGCTTGCCTGGCCCTGGGGCTACCCCCTGGCTCTGTTGCTGATGTTCATCGCAGGCTCCGGCCCCTTCATCTACTTCAAGCGCAAGGGCTGGCTGTAG
- a CDS encoding cytochrome b/b6 domain-containing protein — protein MTPEPIQRLPIWDGWLRFSHALIGLACLALLVSGWLMRYAPSLTETAIDYHYLSAALLVFALCIRLALAISSDPVQGARALLPQRNEWPGMVAMLRFYLSLGRAPLPRWYAQNPLWRPIYLLIYLLLLVLALSGGLMGDRLVLLGIYLPSLHRELASVMFWLILLHLLAVILHDLRGKNSDISAMVHGQRCFSIDRPNVELPAQPVSISPQQIGGRGKDE, from the coding sequence ATGACCCCCGAACCCATCCAACGTCTGCCCATCTGGGATGGCTGGCTGCGTTTCAGCCATGCCCTCATCGGCCTGGCCTGCCTGGCGCTGCTGGTCAGCGGCTGGCTCATGCGTTATGCGCCGAGCCTGACCGAGACCGCCATCGACTACCACTACCTGAGCGCCGCCCTGTTGGTGTTCGCCCTGTGCATACGCCTGGCCCTGGCCATCTCCAGCGACCCCGTGCAGGGGGCCAGGGCCCTGCTGCCGCAGCGCAACGAATGGCCGGGCATGGTCGCCATGCTACGCTTCTACCTCAGCCTGGGCCGCGCCCCACTGCCGCGCTGGTATGCCCAGAACCCCCTCTGGCGGCCCATCTACCTGCTCATCTATCTGCTGCTCCTGGTGCTGGCGCTCAGTGGCGGGCTGATGGGCGATCGCCTGGTACTGCTCGGCATCTATCTGCCCAGCCTGCACCGGGAACTGGCCTCGGTGATGTTCTGGCTGATCCTGCTGCACCTGCTGGCGGTGATACTGCATGACCTCAGGGGCAAAAACAGCGACATCTCCGCCATGGTCCACGGCCAGCGCTGCTTCAGCATCGACCGGCCCAATGTCGAACTGCCGGCGCAACCGGTCAGCATATCCCCGCAACAGATCGGCGGCCGGGGCAAGGATGAATAA
- a CDS encoding thioredoxin fold domain-containing protein, with the protein MPLRRLLIHLGLGLCAALLLGAPALAEDDPDDAPLFNDAPLPEGHEHPSWFERSFLHLGEDLEEAVAAGKSGLIVYFGQPRCPYCRMMLEHNWGMADIVAYTRQHFDVVGLNIWGAEELTDLQGQAISVRDFALREDANFTPSLIFYDAQGRQALMLRGYYPPYKFRAALEYVAGGHYQREPFLAFLERGDATLTFEPGELNEEPFFAKPPHQLDRSRHPGERPLVVFFERGDCHACNVLHAQTLRDPALLSLFHRFDAVQLDIGSQQPLITPDGQRSTPRDWSRQLGLFYTPSLLFFDEQGREIMRVDSVAYFFRLRAVLNFILSKGYQQQPNFMRWAMQRTED; encoded by the coding sequence ATGCCTCTGCGCCGTTTATTGATCCACCTGGGTCTTGGCCTGTGCGCCGCCCTGCTCCTGGGTGCCCCGGCCCTGGCCGAGGATGACCCGGATGACGCGCCCCTGTTCAACGACGCCCCACTGCCCGAGGGGCATGAGCACCCCAGCTGGTTCGAACGCAGCTTTCTGCACCTGGGCGAGGACCTGGAGGAGGCCGTGGCCGCTGGCAAGAGCGGCCTGATCGTCTATTTTGGCCAGCCGCGCTGCCCCTACTGCCGCATGATGCTGGAGCACAACTGGGGGATGGCGGACATAGTCGCCTACACCCGGCAGCATTTCGATGTGGTGGGGCTGAACATCTGGGGCGCGGAAGAGCTGACCGACCTGCAGGGCCAGGCCATCAGCGTGCGTGACTTTGCCCTGCGCGAGGATGCCAACTTCACCCCCTCGCTGATCTTCTACGATGCCCAGGGCCGTCAGGCGCTGATGCTGCGCGGCTACTACCCGCCCTACAAGTTCCGCGCCGCCCTGGAATACGTGGCCGGTGGTCATTACCAGCGCGAGCCCTTTCTGGCCTTCCTGGAGCGGGGTGATGCCACCCTCACCTTCGAGCCCGGCGAGCTGAACGAGGAGCCCTTCTTCGCCAAGCCGCCGCACCAGCTGGACCGCAGCCGCCACCCCGGCGAGCGCCCGCTGGTGGTGTTCTTCGAGCGCGGCGACTGTCATGCCTGCAATGTGCTGCACGCCCAGACCCTGCGCGACCCCGCCCTGCTGTCCCTGTTCCATCGATTCGATGCCGTGCAGCTGGACATCGGCTCGCAGCAGCCGCTGATCACCCCGGACGGCCAGCGCAGCACCCCCCGCGACTGGTCCCGGCAGCTGGGGCTGTTTTACACGCCCTCGCTGCTGTTCTTCGACGAACAGGGCCGGGAGATCATGCGGGTGGACTCGGTGGCCTATTTCTTCCGCCTGCGCGCCGTGCTGAACTTCATCCTCAGCAAGGGCTACCAGCAGCAGCCCAACTTCATGCGCTGGGCGATGCAGAGGACTGAGGACTGA
- the nudE gene encoding ADP compounds hydrolase NudE — MSKNSRPLPQIHHRELIADTGIFRVQSLELEFSNGACRRYQRILGSPQGAVLVVPLLDADTLLLIREYATAMERYELAFPKGHIEAGESAEQAANRELQEEVGYAAERLEPLDSVTLAPGYLQHTTHLVLARRLYPQRLPGDEPEPIEVVPWPLSRSDELLGRTDFTEARSRLALLLLQRHLNRPKE; from the coding sequence ATGAGCAAAAACTCCCGCCCCCTGCCCCAGATCCACCACCGTGAGCTGATCGCCGATACCGGCATCTTCCGTGTTCAGTCCCTGGAGCTGGAGTTCAGCAACGGCGCTTGCCGTCGTTATCAGCGCATCCTGGGCTCACCCCAGGGGGCGGTGCTGGTGGTACCCCTGCTGGATGCCGACACCCTGCTGTTGATCCGGGAATACGCCACCGCCATGGAACGCTATGAACTGGCCTTTCCCAAGGGCCATATCGAGGCGGGCGAGAGCGCCGAACAGGCGGCCAACCGCGAGCTGCAGGAGGAGGTGGGCTATGCCGCCGAGCGGCTGGAGCCGCTGGACTCGGTCACCCTGGCGCCGGGCTATCTGCAACACACCACACACCTGGTGCTGGCGCGGCGGCTGTATCCCCAACGCCTGCCCGGTGATGAACCCGAGCCCATCGAGGTGGTACCCTGGCCCCTGAGCCGCAGCGACGAGCTGCTGGGGCGCACCGACTTCACCGAGGCCCGCTCCCGGCTTGCCTTGCTGCTGTTACAACGCCACCTGAACCGCCCGAAGGAGTAG